The following coding sequences are from one Alosa alosa isolate M-15738 ecotype Scorff River chromosome 13, AALO_Geno_1.1, whole genome shotgun sequence window:
- the LOC125306489 gene encoding C-X-C chemokine receptor type 3-like, which produces MGEYAGYVFTGDDLLFDDNYDYSNSSIGYEETCCAGNVCDQDRSMEFAAVFIPVLYSVALVLGLLGNGLVLAVLWKKKRTWSVTDTFILHLALADVLLLFTLPFWAVEASRGWIFGTALCKITGAVFKINFYCGIFLLACISVDRYVSIIHAVQMYSRKKPWVVQASCLAVWFICCLLSIPDWLYLSSSYDPRRDKTECVPLYPVPQGNWRSGFRWLYHILGFLLPAAVMVLCYTRILLRLCRGSQNLQKQRAMRVIVALVIAFFISWTPYNLTLMADTLQTNNSSASGNASCDTLTTLDISLTITSSLGYLHCCINPVLYAFVGVKFRQQLVEMLKVLHCPLKSRMATLSRRSSMWSETGDTTNTSAF; this is translated from the exons ATGGGGGAATATGCC GGCTACGTTTTTACTGGAGATGACCTGTTGTTTGATGACAATTACGACTACAGCAACAGCAGTATTGGTTATGAAGAGACCTGCTGCGCTGGCAACGTGTGCGATCAGGACCGCAGCATGGAGTTTGCGGCGGTCTTCATCCCGGTCCTGTACTCGGTGGCGCTGGTTCTGGGGCTGCTGGGAAACGGGCTGGTTCTAGCGGTGCTGTGGAAGAAGAAGCGGACTTGGAGTGTGACGGACACCTTCATCCTGCACCTGGCCCTGGCCGATGTCCTGTTGCTGTTCACACTGCCGTTCTGGGCTGTGGAGGCATCTAGGGGGTGGATATTTGGCACTGCCCTCTGTAAGATCACTGGAGCAGTGTTTAAG ATCAATTTCTACTGTGGGATATTCCTCCTTGCCTGCATCAGCGTGGACCGCTATGTGTCCATCATCCACGCCGTGCAGATGTACTCTCGCAAGAAGCCCTGGGTAGTTCAGGCCAGTTGCCTGGCCGTGTGGTTTATTTGCTGTCTGCTGTCCATTCCTGACTGGCTGTACCTTAGTTCTTCGTACGATCCTAGACGAGATAAGACAGAGTGTGTGCCTCTCTACCCTGTGCCCCAGGGGAACTGGCGTTCAGGTTTCCGTTGGCTCTACCACATTCTAGGATTCCTCCTCCCAGCCGCGGTCATGGTGCTCTGCTACACCCGCATCTTGCTGCGTCTCTGCCGTGGCTCTCAGAACCTGCAGAAGCAGAGGGCCATGCGGGTGATTGTGGCCCTGGTGATTGCCTTCTTCATCAGCTGGACGCCCTACAACCTCACCCTGATGGCAGACACGCTGCAGACCAACAACAGTTCGGCCTCCGGCAACGCCTCTTGCGACACGTTGACCACCCTGGACATCTCCCTGACCATCACCTCCTCGCTGGGCTACCTGCACTGCTGCATCAACCCTGTGCTGTATGCCTTTGTGGGGGTGAAGTTCCGGCAGCAGCTAGTGGAGATGCTGAAGGTGCTGCACTGCCCGCTGAAGAGCAGGATGGCCACATTATCACGCAGGAGCTCCATGTGGTCAGAGACTGGGGACACCACCAACACCTCGGCCTTCTGA